From a region of the Halomonas sp. HL-93 genome:
- a CDS encoding FAD-binding oxidoreductase has product MQITLEALRAIVGPAHVLTGDDVHSRSVDWMTGGACQAGAIVRPADTEQVAAVMRACHQVQQAVVTHGGLTGLVHGAEASPDELVISLERLTAIEEIDQVGGTLTVQAGAPLQRVQEAANEVDLQFPLDLGARGSCTIGGNIATNAGGVRVIRYGMMRQQVLGLEVVMADGRVVSSMNRMLKNNAGFDLKQLFIGSEGTLGIVTRAVLRLQPPTPSEQTALVACPSFEALTGLLSQMGRALGGSLGAFEVMWQNHYRLLTDTLGRHTPPIATEHPFYVIIESLGSDSERNATQFREALESALESGLMVDAVIAQSSTQRDGLWAIREDIEGLIKGLAPLLTFDVSLPIADMQRYTDALEAQLTKRWPTARLAVFGHLGDGNLHISVSAGSAEVEVRREVEAMVYQPLAALGGSVSAEHGIGLEKRPWLSTCRSSAEIDLMRTLKQTLDPLNLLNRYKILS; this is encoded by the coding sequence ATGCAGATAACCCTTGAGGCATTGCGTGCCATTGTAGGTCCAGCCCACGTATTGACCGGCGACGATGTACACAGCCGTAGCGTGGACTGGATGACCGGCGGCGCCTGCCAGGCTGGGGCGATTGTTCGCCCGGCGGATACCGAGCAAGTCGCCGCGGTGATGCGCGCCTGCCATCAGGTACAGCAGGCAGTGGTTACCCATGGCGGGTTAACTGGGTTAGTTCACGGCGCTGAGGCGAGCCCTGACGAATTAGTGATCTCTCTTGAGCGGCTGACCGCCATTGAAGAGATAGACCAAGTGGGTGGCACCCTCACCGTGCAGGCGGGCGCACCGCTGCAACGTGTGCAAGAGGCTGCCAACGAGGTGGACCTGCAATTCCCGTTGGATCTGGGCGCCCGTGGCAGTTGTACGATTGGCGGCAATATCGCCACCAATGCCGGCGGCGTTCGAGTGATTCGTTACGGCATGATGCGCCAGCAAGTCTTGGGGCTTGAAGTGGTCATGGCAGATGGCCGAGTGGTCAGCTCCATGAACCGTATGCTCAAAAACAATGCCGGGTTTGATCTAAAGCAGCTGTTTATCGGCAGCGAAGGCACCCTGGGCATTGTGACCCGCGCGGTACTCCGGTTGCAGCCACCCACCCCCAGCGAACAAACAGCGCTCGTCGCTTGCCCCTCGTTTGAGGCATTAACCGGGCTACTCAGCCAGATGGGCAGAGCATTGGGAGGAAGTCTCGGAGCCTTCGAGGTCATGTGGCAAAACCACTACCGTTTGCTGACAGACACACTGGGGCGCCACACGCCACCGATTGCGACGGAGCATCCGTTTTATGTGATTATTGAGTCGCTGGGCAGCGATTCCGAGCGCAATGCCACCCAGTTCCGCGAAGCGCTAGAAAGTGCTTTAGAGAGCGGTTTGATGGTTGATGCGGTGATTGCGCAATCCAGCACCCAGCGCGATGGGCTATGGGCCATTCGTGAGGATATTGAAGGGTTGATCAAAGGATTGGCGCCGTTACTTACCTTTGATGTCAGCCTGCCGATTGCTGATATGCAGCGCTACACCGATGCCCTGGAAGCACAGTTGACGAAACGCTGGCCCACGGCGCGATTAGCGGTGTTTGGTCATTTAGGCGATGGTAACCTGCATATTTCTGTCAGCGCGGGAAGTGCCGAAGTCGAGGTGCGCCGCGAAGTGGAAGCCATGGTTTATCAACCACTAGCAGCGCTTGGCGGCTCCGTCTCCGCCGAACACGGCATTGGTCTTGAGAAGCGCCCGTGGCTTAGCACATGCCGCTCCAGCGCCGAGATCGACTTGATGCGCACCCTCAAGCAGACCCTCGACCCGCTTAACCTACTTAACCGCTATAAAATTTTGAGCTAA
- a CDS encoding histone deacetylase family protein, whose translation MKTYFHDDQSLHRPQVYFSRGKMRTPQEVPERTTHLLAAAQKLGFDVKTPADYGVAPLRAVHSLAYLRFLQNAHQRWHALGEDWGEEVISNIFVRSSNALRGILAEAARYLADGSAPVGKHTWQAAYWSAQSAVAGAETLLDGERFAYALSRPPGHHAGIDSAGGFCFLNNAAIAAQHLTSRYPRVVVLDPDMHHGQGIQEIFYLRDDVMYISIHGDTTNFYPAVTGFEDERGQGAGLGYNLNLPMPHGSKEPVFFDRLEQACQAIRLYEPDAIVLALGFDIYERDPQAKVAVSTAGFGQLGRTVASLNLPTLVVQEGGYYLEGLEANAVSFFEGLLGGVESPND comes from the coding sequence ATGAAAACGTACTTCCACGATGACCAGTCGCTTCACCGGCCGCAAGTCTATTTCTCGCGGGGGAAGATGCGAACGCCCCAGGAAGTGCCTGAACGCACCACCCACCTGCTGGCCGCTGCCCAGAAGCTTGGCTTCGATGTTAAAACGCCTGCCGACTATGGGGTGGCGCCGCTGAGGGCGGTGCATTCGCTGGCCTATCTGCGCTTTCTGCAAAATGCTCATCAGCGTTGGCATGCCCTTGGCGAAGATTGGGGTGAAGAAGTGATCTCCAACATCTTCGTCCGTTCATCTAACGCCCTGCGCGGCATATTGGCGGAAGCCGCGCGCTACCTGGCCGACGGCAGCGCGCCGGTGGGCAAGCATACGTGGCAAGCGGCCTACTGGTCAGCGCAAAGTGCGGTCGCCGGAGCCGAGACGTTGCTTGACGGTGAGCGATTTGCCTATGCGTTATCGCGCCCGCCGGGCCACCACGCAGGCATCGATTCCGCAGGTGGCTTTTGTTTCCTTAATAATGCGGCCATTGCGGCGCAGCACCTTACTTCGCGCTACCCACGGGTCGTCGTGCTGGACCCGGACATGCACCACGGGCAGGGTATTCAGGAAATCTTCTACCTGCGCGACGATGTCATGTATATCTCGATCCACGGTGACACCACCAATTTCTATCCCGCGGTGACGGGCTTCGAAGACGAGCGCGGGCAGGGCGCCGGGCTGGGTTATAACCTCAACCTGCCGATGCCCCACGGATCCAAGGAACCGGTGTTTTTTGACCGTCTCGAACAAGCTTGCCAGGCCATTCGTCTGTATGAGCCGGATGCGATTGTGCTGGCGCTGGGGTTTGATATCTATGAGCGCGACCCCCAGGCCAAGGTGGCGGTCTCTACAGCAGGCTTTGGTCAACTTGGCCGCACAGTAGCGAGTCTGAATTTACCCACACTGGTGGTGCAGGAAGGTGGTTACTACCTGGAAGGGCTGGAAGCCAACGCGGTGAGTTTCTTTGAAGGGCTGCTGGGTGGAGTAGAAAGCCCTAACGATTAA
- a CDS encoding branched-chain amino acid transaminase produces MTPLYDRDGWIWQDGEWLAWRDAKVHLFTHTLHYGMGCFEGVRAYAGPSGTHLFRAAEHTRRLAESAHSLDMPLPFSEADLIEVQRQCLAKNKLTNAYLKPTVFFGAEGLGLRAQGLTTHVMVAAWDLGPYISPQAATHGLRALTSSWARHHVNISLCRAKTNGHYVNSILALNTAIKAGFDETIMLDPEGYVAEASAANIFLLRDGVLHTPEVTSCLQGITRDSVIQLAQTVLGIDVRERRITRDELYTADEAFLTGTAAEILPLRELDGRRIGGRAGAPPVNEPISPDSVTAQLQGLYRQAVRGELNDFGHWLTPA; encoded by the coding sequence ATGACACCGCTTTATGATCGCGATGGCTGGATTTGGCAGGATGGTGAATGGTTGGCTTGGCGAGATGCCAAGGTGCATCTGTTCACCCATACGCTGCACTACGGCATGGGCTGCTTTGAGGGCGTGCGCGCCTACGCTGGCCCCAGCGGCACGCATCTTTTTCGTGCTGCCGAGCACACACGCCGCTTGGCGGAAAGCGCTCATTCGCTGGATATGCCGCTGCCGTTTAGCGAAGCTGATTTGATCGAGGTCCAACGTCAGTGCCTGGCTAAAAATAAGCTAACTAACGCCTATCTAAAACCGACGGTGTTTTTCGGCGCGGAAGGCTTGGGGTTGCGTGCTCAAGGGCTAACTACCCATGTAATGGTCGCCGCCTGGGATTTAGGCCCTTACATTTCGCCCCAGGCTGCGACCCATGGCTTGCGTGCGTTGACCTCATCCTGGGCGCGCCACCACGTCAATATCAGCCTCTGCCGGGCGAAAACCAACGGCCACTATGTTAACTCGATACTGGCGCTGAATACCGCGATCAAAGCCGGGTTTGATGAAACCATCATGCTCGACCCGGAGGGCTATGTGGCCGAGGCCTCGGCGGCGAACATCTTTTTGCTGCGCGATGGCGTGCTGCACACGCCGGAAGTGACCTCATGCCTGCAAGGCATCACCCGGGACAGCGTGATTCAGTTAGCGCAAACAGTGCTGGGCATTGATGTGCGCGAGCGGCGCATCACCCGCGACGAGCTCTACACCGCCGATGAAGCCTTCTTAACCGGCACCGCCGCCGAAATACTGCCGCTGCGCGAGCTGGATGGTCGCCGCATCGGCGGACGCGCGGGCGCGCCGCCTGTTAACGAACCCATCAGCCCTGATAGCGTGACCGCTCAACTGCAGGGCCTATATCGTCAGGCTGTGCGGGGTGAACTGAATGATTTCGGGCACTGGCTAACGCCAGCTTAA
- a CDS encoding ABC transporter permease — MSFFARFAQNRGALVGLIILLMIIAMAILAPLLFPESPWRMAQRPFLPPLSQEGFPMGTDTMGRNVAAGLMHGAWVSLLIGLVSTCVALLIGVPLGAVAGYYGGWIDDVLMRFTEFFQTIPNFALAIVLVAIMQPSVTSIVLAIAVVSWPPVARLVRAEFMSLRNREYVEAARLVGQSNTTIIIRQILPNTLSPIIVLASLMVATAILLESALSFLGLGDPNVMSWGYMIGAARTVIRQAWWLSFFPGVAILLTVLALNLVGEGLDDALNPKLSRER; from the coding sequence ATGAGCTTTTTTGCACGCTTTGCGCAAAACCGTGGCGCGCTGGTGGGGTTGATTATTCTGTTGATGATTATTGCCATGGCCATTCTTGCGCCGCTGCTGTTTCCCGAGTCTCCCTGGCGTATGGCGCAGCGGCCTTTTCTGCCGCCACTCTCCCAAGAGGGCTTTCCCATGGGCACCGACACCATGGGCCGCAACGTAGCGGCAGGCCTAATGCATGGTGCCTGGGTTTCGCTGCTCATTGGGCTGGTCTCAACCTGTGTCGCGCTGTTGATTGGCGTGCCGCTTGGGGCCGTTGCCGGTTACTACGGCGGCTGGATTGACGATGTATTGATGCGCTTTACCGAGTTTTTTCAGACTATTCCCAACTTTGCCTTGGCGATTGTGCTGGTGGCGATTATGCAACCCAGCGTCACCTCGATTGTATTGGCGATTGCGGTTGTCAGTTGGCCACCGGTGGCTCGTTTGGTGCGCGCTGAGTTCATGTCGCTGCGCAATCGTGAGTATGTCGAAGCCGCGCGTTTGGTGGGGCAATCCAACACCACGATTATCATTCGCCAAATTCTACCCAATACGCTGTCGCCGATTATCGTGCTGGCCTCGTTAATGGTAGCAACCGCGATTTTGCTGGAATCGGCGCTGTCGTTTCTCGGTTTGGGCGATCCTAACGTGATGTCCTGGGGTTATATGATTGGTGCTGCGCGGACAGTGATTCGCCAGGCCTGGTGGCTAAGCTTCTTCCCTGGGGTGGCGATTTTGCTCACCGTGCTGGCGTTAAATCTGGTCGGTGAAGGTTTAGATGATGCCTTGAATCCGAAACTTTCCCGCGAACGCTAA
- a CDS encoding ABC transporter substrate-binding protein: MKTPLALAISASALAFTSTTLADDPKHGGTVDTIIQPEPSGLVLGMTQNAPTRTVSGNIYEGLLRYTTDLEPEPQLAESWEVSDDGRTYTFHLRDDVTWHDGEDFTAEDVVFSADVFHRELNPSARAVLKHVENIEATDDHTVVFTLSDPFGPFLLSFEAGTFTMVPEHLYADTEFRDNEHNDHPIGTGPFKFSNWERGTVIELVKNEEYYEEDLPYLDGVNWHVIPDGASRAVAFENETVDVLPSGTVENFDIPRLSEMDNVCMTEQGHEYFSPFAMLWMNNREGPTADKRFRQAVMYAMDREFARDVLWNGLGNVPLSAFGSNAHFQNDELEPYDHDPERARELLDEMGYDDEEITILPLPYGETWTRWAEAVQQNLREVGINVKTESTDVGGWNQRLGDWDYDLAFTYLFQYGDPALGISRTYLSDNIEKGSPWNNVEGYENERVDELFNEAATAFPDEEREKLYREVQEILHEDVPVGWLMELGFPTLYRCDVKNLVTSGVGVNDGFKDAWLDR, from the coding sequence ATGAAGACACCTTTGGCTTTGGCAATCTCCGCTTCAGCACTCGCTTTTACCTCAACTACCCTGGCCGATGACCCAAAACACGGTGGCACCGTCGATACGATTATTCAGCCAGAGCCATCGGGCTTGGTGCTCGGCATGACCCAAAATGCCCCCACTCGAACGGTATCCGGCAATATTTACGAAGGGCTTTTACGCTACACCACTGACCTTGAACCCGAGCCCCAACTGGCAGAATCCTGGGAAGTCAGTGACGATGGCCGCACCTACACTTTTCATTTACGCGATGACGTTACCTGGCATGACGGTGAAGATTTTACTGCCGAGGACGTGGTGTTTTCCGCCGATGTCTTCCACCGCGAGCTTAACCCCAGCGCGCGGGCAGTGTTAAAGCATGTAGAAAACATTGAAGCTACCGATGACCATACCGTTGTCTTCACCTTAAGTGACCCTTTCGGCCCCTTTTTACTCTCTTTCGAGGCGGGCACTTTCACCATGGTGCCTGAGCACCTCTACGCGGATACCGAGTTTCGCGACAACGAACATAATGACCACCCCATTGGCACCGGCCCGTTCAAGTTCTCCAACTGGGAGCGCGGTACGGTCATTGAGCTGGTCAAAAATGAGGAGTACTACGAAGAGGACCTGCCCTACCTGGACGGTGTGAACTGGCACGTTATTCCTGATGGTGCCTCCCGCGCCGTGGCCTTCGAAAACGAAACGGTCGACGTGCTGCCCAGCGGCACTGTGGAAAACTTCGACATACCACGTCTTTCCGAGATGGATAATGTCTGCATGACCGAACAGGGCCACGAATACTTTAGCCCGTTCGCCATGCTGTGGATGAATAACCGCGAAGGCCCTACCGCCGATAAACGTTTCCGCCAGGCGGTGATGTATGCCATGGACAGAGAATTTGCTCGGGACGTGCTGTGGAATGGCTTGGGCAACGTACCGCTTTCTGCTTTTGGCTCAAATGCGCATTTCCAGAACGATGAACTGGAACCCTACGACCACGACCCGGAACGTGCCCGCGAACTGCTCGACGAGATGGGGTACGACGACGAAGAAATCACTATCTTACCGCTGCCCTACGGTGAAACCTGGACTCGCTGGGCGGAAGCCGTGCAGCAAAACCTTCGTGAAGTGGGCATTAACGTAAAAACCGAATCCACCGATGTGGGCGGTTGGAACCAACGTCTTGGGGATTGGGACTACGATTTGGCCTTCACCTACCTGTTCCAGTACGGCGACCCGGCCTTGGGTATTTCACGCACCTACCTTTCCGATAATATTGAAAAGGGCTCACCCTGGAATAACGTTGAAGGTTACGAAAACGAACGCGTGGATGAGCTTTTCAACGAGGCCGCCACGGCCTTTCCTGACGAAGAGCGCGAAAAACTATACCGCGAAGTACAGGAAATCCTGCATGAAGACGTGCCCGTTGGCTGGCTGATGGAGCTCGGCTTTCCCACGCTTTACCGCTGCGATGTGAAAAACCTGGTGACGTCGGGCGTGGGTGTTAACGACGGCTTTAAAGATGCCTGGCTAGACCGCTAA
- a CDS encoding ABC transporter ATP-binding protein, whose protein sequence is MPITENQSAEIVLSIRDLNIALPKGADRALAVEDVSYDVMRGEIMCVVGESGSGKSMAANAVMGLLPKGVRATQGEILFEGQNLLALSEKQHRALRGLKIGMIFQEPMTALNPLMRVGEQIAEVFEAHGQLTPKERQARALALLIEVGIPQPEKAIRAYPFELSGGQRQRVMIAMALALEPVLLIADEPTTALDVTTQAQILELIRDLQSRRGMSVMFITHDFGVVAEIANRVCVMRHGKVVELGDAKAVLENPQDTYTQALIEAIPSNAVPHHRETSQVAPLLEIKQLNKVFRSRGGLFKPAREVRALENVSLTLARGETLGIVGESGSGKSTLGRCVVRLEHPDSGELLLDGVNISQLKGDALRRERHRMQMIFQDPYASLNPRTKVGMAIAQGPIANGTPKAAALKQAGELLDMVGLGASAVERFPHEFSGGQRQRIGIARALALNPELIVADEAVSALDVSIQAQVLALLQELKQRLSLSLLFITHDLRVAAQICDRIVVMQHGRIVEQGSAEQIFLAPREAYTQALLKAIPGREAPVAAAV, encoded by the coding sequence ATGCCTATTACAGAGAATCAATCGGCTGAAATCGTCCTCAGCATTCGCGACCTGAACATTGCGCTCCCCAAAGGGGCTGATCGCGCCCTGGCGGTGGAGGACGTTAGCTACGATGTAATGCGCGGGGAAATAATGTGCGTGGTGGGCGAATCCGGCTCTGGCAAGTCGATGGCCGCTAACGCCGTGATGGGGCTGCTACCCAAAGGCGTACGCGCCACCCAAGGCGAGATACTGTTTGAAGGCCAAAACCTACTCGCCCTCAGCGAAAAGCAGCACCGCGCCCTACGCGGCCTAAAGATTGGCATGATCTTTCAAGAGCCGATGACCGCCCTTAACCCATTAATGCGGGTAGGCGAGCAAATTGCCGAAGTGTTTGAGGCGCACGGCCAGCTCACCCCTAAAGAGCGCCAGGCCCGCGCCCTGGCGTTGTTGATTGAGGTGGGCATTCCACAGCCGGAGAAAGCCATTCGCGCCTATCCGTTCGAGCTTTCCGGTGGCCAGCGTCAGCGGGTAATGATTGCCATGGCGCTCGCGCTTGAACCCGTGCTACTGATTGCCGATGAGCCCACCACCGCACTGGATGTCACCACCCAAGCGCAGATTTTGGAGCTGATTCGCGACCTGCAAAGCCGACGCGGCATGTCGGTGATGTTTATCACCCACGACTTTGGCGTCGTCGCTGAAATCGCCAATCGTGTCTGCGTGATGCGTCACGGTAAGGTTGTTGAGTTAGGCGACGCTAAAGCAGTGCTTGAAAACCCGCAAGATACCTACACCCAAGCCCTGATTGAGGCAATTCCCAGCAATGCGGTACCGCACCACCGAGAGACCAGCCAGGTGGCCCCGCTGCTGGAGATCAAACAGCTTAATAAAGTATTTCGCTCCCGAGGGGGATTGTTTAAACCTGCCCGGGAAGTACGCGCCCTAGAAAACGTCTCGCTCACCTTAGCGCGAGGCGAAACGCTAGGTATCGTAGGCGAATCAGGCTCGGGCAAATCTACCCTAGGCCGCTGCGTGGTGCGGCTTGAGCACCCTGACAGCGGCGAACTGCTGTTGGATGGCGTGAATATTTCCCAGCTTAAAGGTGATGCGCTGCGCCGTGAACGCCACCGCATGCAGATGATTTTTCAAGACCCCTACGCCTCGCTCAACCCACGCACCAAGGTAGGCATGGCGATTGCCCAAGGGCCCATCGCCAACGGCACGCCAAAAGCCGCAGCGCTCAAACAGGCAGGCGAGCTGTTGGACATGGTGGGCTTGGGCGCCAGTGCCGTGGAACGCTTTCCACACGAATTTTCCGGTGGCCAACGCCAGCGTATCGGCATCGCCAGGGCGCTAGCGCTGAACCCCGAGCTTATAGTGGCGGACGAGGCGGTGTCGGCGCTGGATGTATCGATCCAAGCGCAGGTGTTGGCGCTGTTGCAGGAACTAAAGCAGCGCCTGTCTCTTTCGCTTCTGTTTATTACCCATGACTTACGCGTCGCCGCACAGATTTGCGACCGCATTGTGGTGATGCAACATGGTCGCATCGTTGAGCAAGGCAGCGCCGAGCAGATTTTTCTCGCTCCCCGCGAGGCATATACTCAAGCGCTGCTCAAGGCGATCCCCGGTCGTGAAGCACCCGTGGCGGCAGCGGTGTAG
- a CDS encoding GntR family transcriptional regulator: protein MTTSAVAPRAFIQQQNLVEQVADYLTQAIIQQHFLPGERLSEVQLSRELGVSRAPVREAARLLESRGLLISKPRRGFFVRALKAVELEDVFDLRLCLERHAIQRLAERYTPEAKHALEQQVELLCEAAEGNDGTRRIEEDLQFHRLMLHHAGNERLLRAFDDLSHELRLCITLITKTHESPDTIATSHFKLLEALDSGRPEACREAIDYHIGVARDFVVKGVGETGDNA, encoded by the coding sequence ATGACCACATCAGCAGTGGCTCCCAGGGCTTTTATCCAGCAGCAAAATCTTGTCGAGCAAGTTGCCGATTACCTGACCCAAGCGATTATCCAGCAACACTTTTTACCAGGTGAACGGCTATCTGAAGTGCAGCTCTCTCGTGAATTGGGCGTCAGCCGAGCGCCGGTTCGCGAGGCCGCTCGCCTGCTGGAAAGCCGCGGTTTGTTGATCTCAAAACCTCGCCGGGGCTTCTTTGTAAGAGCGTTGAAAGCCGTTGAACTCGAAGATGTGTTTGATCTGCGGCTGTGCCTTGAGCGTCATGCAATTCAGCGTTTAGCAGAGCGCTATACGCCTGAGGCCAAACACGCGCTGGAACAGCAAGTAGAGCTGCTCTGTGAGGCAGCGGAAGGAAACGATGGCACCCGTCGGATCGAAGAGGATTTACAGTTTCACCGCTTAATGCTGCACCACGCAGGCAATGAGCGACTGCTGCGCGCGTTTGACGATCTGAGCCATGAACTGCGCTTATGTATTACCTTGATTACCAAGACCCATGAGTCCCCAGACACCATCGCCACCAGCCACTTTAAACTGTTGGAGGCATTGGACAGTGGCCGTCCTGAAGCTTGCCGTGAGGCGATTGATTACCACATCGGCGTTGCCCGCGATTTCGTGGTGAAGGGAGTCGGTGAAACGGGGGATAATGCATGA
- a CDS encoding pyridoxal phosphate-dependent aminotransferase codes for MPRYPEHLTGEGPANPFPGIKVLERRLGKAIPHRLGSNEGLDMPHRALREHFGDALAEHVYCYGDAEALGVRKRVSEQQGILLETLLVDAGADSLMALALRTTCEPGDTVVNTAGTYPTFGYFAKGQGCLLIEPSYHEAPGVLAPDLDALANAAHEANARLVYLANPDNPSGHLHSDSAILKLREALPDSCWLLLDEAYGDFRDDAGSEFAAKALPGVIRLRTLSKAHGLAGLRIGYAIADSDVLAMMMKVRIHYAVSSLTLAAAEVVLDHPDEVHQHVADVKARREQLAEHFRALGADVLPSATNFIGIRLPSAELATQVHQQLLANGVLVTRLVHPELANIIRITAVQAALEPGRLAALEQAIKA; via the coding sequence ATGCCCCGCTACCCCGAGCACTTAACCGGCGAAGGCCCCGCCAATCCGTTTCCGGGCATCAAGGTGCTGGAGCGCCGACTTGGAAAGGCGATCCCCCATCGGCTGGGCTCTAACGAAGGCCTGGATATGCCTCACCGTGCCCTACGCGAGCACTTTGGCGATGCCCTGGCCGAACATGTTTACTGCTACGGCGACGCCGAGGCGCTGGGCGTTCGTAAGCGTGTTAGTGAACAGCAGGGTATCTTGCTGGAAACACTGCTGGTGGATGCCGGTGCCGATAGCCTAATGGCGCTGGCCCTGCGCACCACCTGCGAACCCGGCGATACCGTGGTAAACACCGCCGGGACCTACCCCACCTTTGGCTACTTCGCCAAGGGCCAGGGCTGCCTCTTGATCGAGCCCAGCTACCATGAAGCACCGGGGGTGCTGGCCCCCGACCTCGACGCTCTGGCGAATGCGGCGCATGAAGCAAACGCGAGATTGGTATATCTGGCCAACCCGGATAACCCCAGCGGCCACTTACACAGCGACAGCGCCATCCTCAAGCTGCGCGAGGCACTACCCGACAGCTGCTGGTTACTATTAGACGAAGCCTATGGGGATTTCCGCGACGACGCGGGCAGCGAGTTCGCCGCCAAGGCGCTCCCTGGGGTGATTCGCCTGCGTACGCTCTCTAAAGCCCACGGCCTGGCCGGCTTGCGGATTGGCTACGCCATTGCCGACTCTGACGTGCTGGCGATGATGATGAAGGTGCGTATTCACTATGCGGTATCATCGTTAACGTTAGCCGCCGCTGAAGTGGTGCTCGACCACCCTGACGAGGTACATCAACACGTCGCTGATGTGAAAGCGCGCCGTGAGCAGTTGGCAGAACACTTTCGCGCCCTCGGCGCCGATGTGCTGCCCAGCGCTACCAACTTTATCGGCATTCGCTTGCCCAGCGCTGAACTTGCCACACAGGTGCACCAGCAGTTGCTCGCCAACGGTGTATTAGTCACTAGACTGGTACACCCTGAACTGGCCAACATTATCCGGATTACCGCGGTACAGGCAGCGTTGGAGCCGGGGAGATTGGCGGCTCTCGAACAGGCTATTAAGGCTTAA
- a CDS encoding ABC transporter permease, with protein sequence MLYARLITTRLFKAVTVLFLIVIFNFCLIHLAPGDPAAIMAGEAGATDQEFLDQLRERFGLDQPIYVQLWRYISGIATLDFGYSYRQEAPVFDLIMARMPATLLLTGTAFVLSLVLGIVAGSMAAARVKKPSGSLIMALALVFYATPLFWIALMSVVLFSVYLGWLPAYGLYTVGAGHTGLALVIDIAKHLVLPATTLALFFMAIYTRMTRTSMLEASQQDYVKTARAKGLKPSIIQRRHVLRNALLPIITLAGLQAGQMVGGAILTETVFAWPGIGRLMYEALQQRDYSLLLGIFFFSAALVIVFNIITDLVYSLADPRIKKGAA encoded by the coding sequence ATGCTTTACGCACGCTTGATTACCACGCGGCTTTTTAAAGCGGTGACGGTGCTGTTTCTAATCGTCATTTTTAATTTTTGCCTGATCCACCTCGCCCCAGGCGACCCTGCCGCCATTATGGCGGGGGAAGCAGGGGCCACCGATCAAGAGTTTCTCGACCAGCTGCGCGAACGGTTTGGGCTTGATCAACCGATTTATGTACAGCTATGGCGCTATATTTCCGGAATCGCCACGCTGGATTTTGGCTACTCCTACCGCCAGGAAGCGCCGGTTTTCGACCTGATCATGGCGCGTATGCCTGCCACCCTGCTGCTCACCGGTACCGCTTTTGTGCTTTCGCTGGTGTTGGGCATTGTCGCGGGCTCCATGGCGGCGGCGCGGGTAAAAAAACCGTCCGGCTCGCTGATTATGGCCCTGGCACTGGTGTTCTATGCCACACCGCTTTTCTGGATAGCGCTGATGTCGGTGGTGCTGTTTTCCGTCTATCTCGGCTGGCTGCCCGCCTATGGGCTTTACACCGTGGGTGCTGGCCACACGGGGCTTGCACTGGTAATCGATATCGCCAAACACCTGGTGCTTCCCGCCACCACCTTAGCGCTGTTCTTTATGGCGATTTACACCCGCATGACGCGCACCTCAATGCTGGAGGCCTCTCAGCAGGATTACGTTAAAACCGCACGGGCGAAAGGGTTAAAGCCGAGCATTATTCAGCGCCGTCATGTGCTGCGTAACGCGCTACTGCCGATTATTACGCTAGCGGGGCTACAGGCGGGGCAAATGGTCGGGGGCGCGATACTCACCGAAACCGTTTTCGCTTGGCCGGGCATCGGCAGACTGATGTATGAAGCATTGCAGCAGCGCGACTACAGCCTGCTATTGGGTATTTTCTTCTTCTCGGCGGCCTTGGTCATCGTCTTCAATATCATCACCGATTTGGTCTACAGCCTGGCTGATCCGCGCATCAAGAAGGGGGCCGCATGA